A segment of the Aureliella helgolandensis genome:
AGTAAGAGGACTCCAGTCCGTCCCAAGGTGCCGAGAATACTTGATCAATAGCCGATTGCCTAGATATTGGAGCAGAAGCCTCGCCCTCACCGGTATTGTTGTTTAAGAAATTAATTACTAGCAGAGCGTCAAAGGGAGTGATAAAACCATCCTCGTTCACATCCATAAACACGGACGGTGTAAGGGGCTCGCGGTCGGCCAGATCTTGATCAAGGTTTGAATTTAGAAAGTTGATCACGAGCAGGGCATCGAGCGGTGAGACGAATCGATCCCCACTAACATCGAGTGGCTGGAACGCATTGTGCCACTTCGGAACATCGTTGTCGGTGATGATGATCTGGAGCTTTCCGATAGCCACACCAGGTGCGGTTCCGATGATCTCAACCCACACTTCATTTTCCATGATCGAGTCGTCAACAATCCCTACGACGAAATCCGTCGACTCCTGGCCAGCGGGGATCGTCACGCTGCTCGGTAGTTGAATCTGTTCGCTCGGAAAGTCACCGAATTCGATCGTCAACGCTTGGCTGCTAGACAGACTGTTGCGGTGGACGGAAGCGGTAAAGCTCCCACTAGCTTCGTCCCATGCCTGTTGAGGAGTGCGAAATTCGAGGGGCGGCAGGCTAACCACGGGAATCGAAAACTCCGAGTGCCCGGCAGCAAGGTTTCTGGTAGTAGCGATAATTGCTTGCCCATCCGAGAGCGGCCTCAGGGAGGCCGACCATAGTCCCAAGCCGTTCCCGTCCGTTGTGACCTCCACGGAATTCAAGAACTCCTGGCCTTGCCTGCTTTCAGCGTTCTCAGCGACGTACAACTCGATTAGGAAAGTTGTATTCGGTAGGCTGTTCAATACACCTGAAACATTCGTGGACTCCGCTCTTTGCACATACTCGATCACAGGGTAATTTTGCAAGTCATTGGGGCCACTATCTGCATCCAATAGATCATTCGTGTCCGCTCCATCGAAGGACAAATCGATCCCCAGACCTGTATGACCGAAAATAGCGTTCTTCGTGATCCAGTTACGAACGGACTTATCTCCTTCGATTGCAACACCAGTGGCACCGTTGAATGCGATGATGTTTGCGCTTAAGTCGCCGATGGAATTATCAGCGGCATCTTCGAGCAAGATGCCTCCCAATAAATTCCCCAACTCGGCTCCGGTTGCCGATAGGCCTATCCAATTTCCGTCAATTGCGTTTCCGCCAGAGTCTTCCTGGATACGGATTCCCCATTCGTTGTTGCCGCTGATCACATTGCGTTCTTGGACAGTCTGGCCACCGATCAGGTTGTCGGTTGCCCCTTCAAAGCTGCCAATACCGCTGAACCCGTTAGGCAGGGCTCGCTCGCCAGTGGCATCGAGCCCGACCCAATTCCCTCCAACTCGATTTTGTGTTGCTCCCAACCGAAAACGCAGCCCGAAGATCTGATTGCCTGAGATCAAATTGCCAGCGGCCGAGTCGGCTCGAGACTGATCGGTCGTCCCGACCACATTTTGCCGAGTACCGGCCCCAAGTAGTATGCCCGTCGATGTGTTGGGAATAGCGGTCGTTCCCAGCGCATCGGTACCAATAAAGTTGCCTGCGATAACGTTGAACTGCGCATTGGAGTCAAAAATGGCCACGCCCTGATCAAGGTTTCCGGACAATACGTTTCGTTCGCCTTCATCCATCACGGCGTTGTCATCGGTTCCAATGAGATTTCTCGAGGCGGTGCCACCGATCACCACGCCTCGTCCCGAATTCTTTAATGGGCCGCTTCCCTGAGCGTTGACACCGACCCAATTCCCGCCCACTCGGTTATCATTCGAGTTCGTGATAAAAATCCCGCTAAACCCATTTCCAGAGATAAGGTTGCCAAGATATTCACCGTTGCGAGTGCCAATGACATTTCCCGAGCTGTTATCGACCAGCTCCACGCCCGAGGCCACGTTGCTAACAGGAAACTCCCCTGAGGAATCGGTGCCAATATAATTCCCAGAAACGACATTAGCCGAAGTCATTGCATTGGCAAACTCGATTCCGGAATCACCGTTGCCGGAAACGACATTGCGTTCGAGACTGTCGCTCAGTCCGTCAGCATTTGAGCCGATCATATTTCCCGTCGATTGCAGGTCGACCAGGATTCCCTGTTTTCCGTTGGCGAGAGCATGGCGACCGCTAGCCGTGAGGCCGATCCAGTTGCCTGAAATCTGATTCGCTTGAGCACCATACACCCTCACTCCCACCCCGACATTGCCGGAGATAAGATTCCTTTCGTTAGCGTCCTCGATGCCATCTCCGTTGGTGCCAATGACATTGAGACTGGCCGCTCCTTCGAGCAGTACGCCGGCCGTTCCGTTGGGTACCGCTTCGATTCCTTGCTGGTCGGTACCGATACGATTCCCCTGAATCCGATTGCCGGTGGAACTGCTCCCTTCAATTCGGATACCTTCGGCTCGATTTCCAGAAATAAGATTCCCATCGAGGCCATAGCGTCCTCCAATCACATTGTTGGAAGAGTCCACAATGTAGATTCCGGCAAAGTCGTTGGGGACCTCTGTTTCTCCAGTTGCATCCGTCCCGATGTAAGTGTTGGAAATCGTGTTGTTTCCGAGCCCGTCAATTCGAACTCCAGCCCCGCCGAAGCCTTGGATCACCATCCCCTTGAGGACGCTGTCACCACCAGCGATCGTAATTCCCGACGTCTTCCCCTCCAAGGCGATACCGGAAAGTACCAGTATGGGCTCTCCAGCAAAGCCAGGTTGGGTCGTTCCGTCTATTGAGACGGGACTTGTCAGTGTTGGCAGCGGGCTGGCCAATTGGATGGTCAGGGAAGGC
Coding sequences within it:
- a CDS encoding dockerin type I domain-containing protein, which encodes MHRLSLPKSRKLRVEQLEQRRLLATFTVLNSSDSGDGSLRQAIEQSNANPDSDDIVFNIQSPSLTIQLASPLPTLTSPVSIDGTTQPGFAGEPILVLSGIALEGKTSGITIAGGDSVLKGMVIQGFGGAGVRIDGLGNNTISNTYIGTDATGETEVPNDFAGIYIVDSSNNVIGGRYGLDGNLISGNRAEGIRIEGSSSTGNRIQGNRIGTDQQGIEAVPNGTAGVLLEGAASLNVIGTNGDGIEDANERNLISGNVGVGVRVYGAQANQISGNWIGLTASGRHALANGKQGILVDLQSTGNMIGSNADGLSDSLERNVVSGNGDSGIEFANAMTSANVVSGNYIGTDSSGEFPVSNVASGVELVDNSSGNVIGTRNGEYLGNLISGNGFSGIFITNSNDNRVGGNWVGVNAQGSGPLKNSGRGVVIGGTASRNLIGTDDNAVMDEGERNVLSGNLDQGVAIFDSNAQFNVIAGNFIGTDALGTTAIPNTSTGILLGAGTRQNVVGTTDQSRADSAAGNLISGNQIFGLRFRLGATQNRVGGNWVGLDATGERALPNGFSGIGSFEGATDNLIGGQTVQERNVISGNNEWGIRIQEDSGGNAIDGNWIGLSATGAELGNLLGGILLEDAADNSIGDLSANIIAFNGATGVAIEGDKSVRNWITKNAIFGHTGLGIDLSFDGADTNDLLDADSGPNDLQNYPVIEYVQRAESTNVSGVLNSLPNTTFLIELYVAENAESRQGQEFLNSVEVTTDGNGLGLWSASLRPLSDGQAIIATTRNLAAGHSEFSIPVVSLPPLEFRTPQQAWDEASGSFTASVHRNSLSSSQALTIEFGDFPSEQIQLPSSVTIPAGQESTDFVVGIVDDSIMENEVWVEIIGTAPGVAIGKLQIIITDNDVPKWHNAFQPLDVSGDRFVSPLDALLVINFLNSNLDQDLADREPLTPSVFMDVNEDGFITPFDALLVINFLNNNTGEGEASAPISRQSAIDQVFSAPWDGLESSYSRLSDGEVEEIFGYRRRR